A portion of the Pseudomonas koreensis genome contains these proteins:
- the carA gene encoding glutamine-hydrolyzing carbamoyl-phosphate synthase small subunit, with amino-acid sequence MTKPAILALADGSIFRGEAIGADGQTVGEVVFNTAMTGYQEILTDPSYAQQIVTLTYPHIGNTGTTPEDAESDRVWSAGLVIRDLPLVASNWRNTMSLSDYLKANNVVAIAGIDTRRLTRILREKGAQNGCIMAGDNISEEAAIAAAQGFPGLKGMDLAKVVSTKTQYEWRSTVWDLKTDSHATIEASELPYHVVAYDYGVKVNILRMLVERGCRVTVVPAQTPAADVLALKPDGVFLSNGPGDPEPCDYAIQAIKQVLETETPVFGICLGHQLLALASGAKTLKMGHGHHGANHPVQDLDTGVVMITSQNHGFAVDEATLPANVRAIHKSLFDGTLQGIERTDKSAFSFQGHPEASPGPNDVAPLFDRFINEMAKRR; translated from the coding sequence TTGACTAAGCCAGCCATACTCGCCCTTGCTGATGGCAGCATTTTTCGCGGCGAAGCCATTGGAGCCGACGGTCAGACCGTTGGTGAGGTGGTGTTCAACACCGCAATGACCGGCTATCAGGAAATCCTTACCGATCCTTCCTACGCCCAACAGATCGTTACCCTGACTTACCCGCACATCGGCAACACCGGTACCACACCGGAAGATGCCGAGTCCGATCGCGTCTGGTCCGCTGGCCTGGTCATCCGTGACCTGCCGCTGGTAGCGAGCAACTGGCGTAACACGATGTCCCTGTCCGACTACCTGAAAGCCAACAATGTAGTGGCAATCGCTGGTATCGACACCCGTCGCCTGACCCGCATCCTGCGTGAAAAAGGCGCACAGAACGGCTGCATCATGGCCGGCGACAACATTTCCGAAGAAGCAGCTATCGCTGCTGCGCAAGGCTTCCCGGGCCTGAAGGGCATGGATCTGGCGAAAGTCGTCAGCACCAAGACTCAATACGAATGGCGCTCGACTGTCTGGGATCTGAAAACCGACAGCCACGCGACCATCGAAGCCTCCGAACTGCCATACCACGTGGTCGCCTACGACTACGGCGTCAAGGTCAACATCCTGCGCATGCTGGTCGAGCGCGGCTGCCGCGTCACCGTGGTGCCGGCTCAGACGCCAGCCGCCGATGTGCTGGCGCTCAAGCCGGACGGCGTGTTCCTGTCCAACGGCCCTGGTGATCCGGAGCCATGCGACTACGCGATCCAGGCGATCAAGCAAGTGCTGGAAACCGAGACGCCGGTGTTCGGCATCTGCCTCGGCCACCAGCTGCTGGCTCTGGCCTCCGGCGCCAAGACCCTGAAAATGGGCCACGGCCACCACGGTGCCAACCACCCGGTGCAGGATCTGGACACAGGTGTGGTGATGATCACCAGCCAGAACCACGGTTTTGCGGTAGACGAAGCCACCCTGCCAGCCAACGTACGCGCGATCCACAAGTCGCTGTTCGACGGCACCCTGCAAGGCATCGAGCGCACCGACAAGAGCGCGTTCAGCTTCCAGGGTCACCCTGAAGCGAGCCCGGGCCCGAACGATGTCGCGCCACTGTTCGACCGCTTCATCAACGAGATGGCCAAGCGACGCTAA